The Aeromicrobium yanjiei genome includes a region encoding these proteins:
- the tsaB gene encoding tRNA (adenosine(37)-N6)-threonylcarbamoyltransferase complex dimerization subunit type 1 TsaB, which yields MLLLAFDTATPAITVAVHDGTRVIAEAYGEGAMAHGELLAPAIREAMSRAGATMADLTDVAVGVGPGPFTGLRVGVVTALTLGSTLGLTTHGVCSLDVVAADVQVEGEFLVATDARRKEVYWARYGADHVRLDGPHVLKPADLAAQHPDLPAYGRGAHLYDGVLRASGEAGDPRAAVLANLVASGRAVQVPLEPLYLRRPDAVPQASSKRA from the coding sequence GTGCTCCTCCTCGCGTTCGACACCGCCACTCCTGCGATCACCGTTGCCGTCCACGACGGCACCCGGGTGATCGCCGAGGCGTACGGCGAGGGGGCGATGGCGCACGGGGAGCTCCTCGCCCCCGCGATCCGTGAGGCGATGTCCCGGGCGGGTGCCACGATGGCCGACCTGACCGACGTCGCGGTCGGCGTGGGCCCGGGCCCTTTCACAGGGCTGCGCGTCGGCGTCGTCACCGCGCTGACCCTCGGCTCGACCCTCGGCCTGACGACCCACGGCGTGTGCTCGCTCGACGTCGTCGCCGCCGACGTCCAGGTTGAGGGTGAGTTCCTGGTCGCGACCGACGCCCGCCGCAAGGAGGTCTACTGGGCCCGCTACGGGGCCGATCACGTGCGCCTGGACGGACCCCACGTGCTGAAGCCCGCGGACCTGGCGGCCCAGCACCCCGACCTGCCTGCGTACGGGCGCGGTGCCCACCTCTACGACGGCGTCCTGCGCGCGTCGGGCGAGGCCGGCGACCCGCGGGCGGCGGTGCTCGCGAACCTCGTGGCCTCCGGGCGTGCGGTGCAGGTGCCACTCGAGCCGCTCTACCTGCGCCGGCCCGACGCGGTGCCGCAGGCCTCGTCCAAGCGGGCATGA
- a CDS encoding DUF427 domain-containing protein, with translation MKAVVGSTVVAEAPTEDLVKIEGNWYFPPSSLADGAFEKSPTAYHCPWKGDAQYWNVGSGDDVARDGGWSYPDPIPTAFDRVGSDFSGYVAFDRSQVSIEE, from the coding sequence ATGAAGGCAGTCGTCGGGTCCACGGTCGTCGCCGAGGCGCCCACCGAGGACCTCGTGAAGATCGAGGGCAACTGGTACTTCCCGCCGTCGAGCCTGGCCGACGGTGCGTTCGAGAAGAGTCCCACGGCCTACCACTGCCCGTGGAAGGGCGATGCGCAGTACTGGAACGTCGGATCGGGCGACGACGTCGCGCGTGACGGCGGCTGGTCCTACCCCGACCCGATCCCGACCGCATTCGACCGCGTGGGCAGCGACTTCAGCGGCTACGTCGCGTTCGACCGGTCACAGGTCAGCATCGAGGAGTAG
- a CDS encoding alpha/beta fold hydrolase, with the protein MRRTAKLATTAGAFVAAGTVATLLNGRHRTGRRRRRGEDVEFGSVRSTPLSLLAPDGVALHVEVEEADHPTPTVVFLHGWVEDSDLWHYQRLALRGRVRSVFVDMRSHGRSGRSSAGNSSLADLADDLETVLEQVVPEGPIVLVGHSMGGMTIMELARTRPELFGDRVEGVVLVSTSSGRLMRSSPALRYLVPLLRAGTPVLDWGRRFNSYSVIRRWALGPRAAERHVDMVNEMILRAPTRVLMDFYPNFVSLDLTAGLGDLGRARTTVIGGTADLLTPIKHARVLADRIPDAKLIVLEDVGHMAPFEAHETVTRAIEDVLEDIES; encoded by the coding sequence ATGAGGAGAACGGCGAAGCTCGCGACGACCGCAGGAGCCTTCGTGGCCGCCGGGACGGTCGCCACGCTGCTCAACGGCCGCCACCGCACGGGGCGACGCCGCCGACGCGGTGAGGACGTCGAGTTCGGGTCGGTGCGCAGCACGCCCCTGTCGCTGCTGGCCCCCGACGGGGTCGCGCTGCACGTTGAGGTGGAGGAGGCCGATCACCCGACCCCGACGGTCGTGTTCCTGCACGGGTGGGTCGAGGACAGCGACCTGTGGCACTACCAGCGCCTCGCGCTGCGCGGACGCGTGCGCTCGGTGTTCGTCGACATGCGCTCCCACGGGCGCTCGGGTCGATCGTCTGCCGGCAACTCCTCGCTGGCCGATCTCGCGGACGATCTCGAGACCGTCCTGGAGCAGGTCGTCCCGGAGGGCCCGATCGTGCTCGTCGGCCACTCGATGGGCGGCATGACGATCATGGAGCTCGCCCGCACGCGGCCGGAGCTGTTCGGCGACCGCGTCGAGGGGGTCGTGCTCGTCTCGACCAGCTCGGGCCGGCTCATGCGCAGCAGCCCGGCTCTTCGCTACCTCGTGCCGTTGCTGCGCGCCGGCACCCCCGTGCTGGACTGGGGCCGCCGCTTCAACAGCTATTCGGTCATCCGTCGGTGGGCCCTCGGCCCGCGCGCCGCGGAGCGCCACGTCGACATGGTCAACGAGATGATCCTGCGCGCGCCGACCCGCGTGCTCATGGACTTCTACCCCAACTTCGTCAGCCTGGACCTGACTGCAGGTCTGGGCGATCTCGGCCGGGCCCGCACCACCGTCATCGGCGGCACCGCGGACCTGCTGACCCCCATCAAGCACGCCCGCGTGCTGGCCGACCGGATACCGGACGCCAAGCTCATCGTGCTGGAGGACGTCGGCCACATGGCCCCGTTCGAGGCTCACGAGACCGTCACCCGGGCGATCGAGGACGTCCTGGAGGACATCGAGTCATGA
- the alr gene encoding alanine racemase produces MTAPQAEAVIDLDAFGANLEALAACAPSSAQMTVVKADAYGHGMVPMARAARAAGTDWLGVATLAEALALRESGDTGDLLCWLAAPGADYAAAVEADVEVTASSTDQLAEILAAAPRRPRVQLKVDTGLSRNGALGREWTALVAAAAAAQAAGRVEVTGIWSHFACADEPAHPANDAQEAVFVAAVDELTAAGIEPGLRHLCNSPATLTRPSAHFDMVRVGIAAYGIRPDPGMTYETPLTPVLTLRGRLAQVKRIPAGAKVSYGQTWTAERDTTVGLVPLGYGEGIAVSASNRAEVLAAGARVPLVGRVCMDQFVVDLGERSARRGDAVVLFGPGHDGEPTAEDWATASGTIAYEVVTRLGGRIVRTYEGGA; encoded by the coding sequence ATGACCGCACCACAGGCAGAGGCGGTCATCGACCTCGACGCCTTCGGCGCCAATCTCGAGGCGCTTGCGGCGTGTGCGCCCTCGTCGGCGCAGATGACGGTCGTGAAGGCCGATGCGTACGGCCACGGCATGGTCCCGATGGCCCGCGCCGCTCGTGCCGCGGGAACCGACTGGCTGGGTGTCGCGACGCTCGCCGAGGCGCTCGCCCTGCGGGAGTCGGGCGACACGGGCGATCTCCTGTGCTGGCTTGCCGCACCCGGCGCCGACTACGCGGCCGCCGTCGAGGCGGACGTCGAGGTCACTGCCTCGTCGACCGATCAGCTGGCCGAGATCCTGGCCGCCGCGCCGCGTCGTCCCCGGGTGCAGCTCAAGGTCGACACGGGCCTGTCGCGCAACGGCGCGCTCGGCCGGGAGTGGACCGCGCTCGTCGCGGCTGCCGCGGCGGCGCAGGCGGCCGGACGCGTCGAGGTCACCGGCATCTGGTCGCACTTCGCGTGCGCCGACGAGCCCGCCCATCCCGCCAACGACGCACAGGAGGCGGTGTTCGTCGCTGCGGTCGACGAGCTGACCGCCGCCGGGATCGAGCCAGGGCTGCGCCACCTCTGCAACTCGCCCGCGACGCTGACCCGGCCGTCGGCCCACTTCGACATGGTGCGCGTGGGCATCGCGGCCTACGGCATCCGTCCCGACCCGGGCATGACCTACGAGACCCCGCTGACGCCCGTGCTCACGCTGCGCGGCCGGCTGGCGCAGGTCAAGCGCATCCCCGCCGGGGCCAAGGTCTCGTACGGCCAGACCTGGACCGCGGAGCGCGACACCACGGTGGGCCTCGTGCCCCTCGGATACGGCGAGGGCATCGCGGTCTCGGCGTCCAACCGTGCGGAGGTGCTGGCCGCGGGCGCGCGGGTGCCCCTCGTCGGTCGGGTGTGCATGGACCAGTTCGTCGTCGACCTGGGCGAGCGGTCCGCACGGCGCGGCGACGCGGTCGTCCTGTTCGGTCCCGGCCACGACGGCGAACCCACCGCAGAGGACTGGGCAACCGCATCGGGCACCATTGCGTACGAGGTGGTCACCCGGCTGGGTGGCCGCATCGTCCGGACCTATGAGGGTGGCGCATGA
- a CDS encoding lysophospholipid acyltransferase family protein: MRDFTYPATILTAKTLFKVLGMKFQMTGTEHIPRTGGAILAANHISYVDFIFDGLAAQPSGRLVRFMAKKDAFDHKVSGPVMRSYHHISVDRDNGQQSYDDAVRYAREGEIVGIFPEATISRAFEIKELKTGAVRMAAEAGVPLIPMVTWGTQLLKTKDHPSDLTGRGKTIGLHVGAPLEVTGEDPVAETARLRAAMSDLLDRAILEYPLSPVGQWWAPARHGGTAPTLEEAARLDEQEYAARAARRSAGR; the protein is encoded by the coding sequence ATGCGCGACTTCACGTATCCGGCCACGATCCTGACCGCCAAGACGCTGTTCAAGGTCCTCGGGATGAAGTTCCAGATGACCGGAACCGAGCACATCCCCCGCACCGGCGGCGCGATCCTGGCGGCCAACCACATCAGCTACGTCGACTTCATCTTCGACGGGCTCGCGGCCCAGCCGAGCGGTCGCCTGGTGCGGTTCATGGCCAAGAAGGACGCGTTCGACCACAAGGTCTCCGGGCCCGTCATGCGCTCGTACCACCACATCAGCGTCGACCGCGACAACGGCCAGCAGTCGTACGACGACGCGGTTCGCTACGCCCGTGAGGGTGAGATCGTCGGCATCTTCCCCGAGGCCACGATCAGCCGCGCGTTCGAGATCAAGGAGCTCAAGACCGGAGCCGTGCGCATGGCCGCCGAGGCAGGCGTCCCGCTGATCCCGATGGTCACGTGGGGCACACAGCTGCTGAAGACCAAGGATCACCCGTCGGACCTGACGGGCCGGGGCAAGACGATCGGCCTGCACGTCGGTGCGCCGCTGGAGGTGACGGGGGAGGACCCCGTGGCCGAGACCGCACGACTGCGCGCGGCGATGAGCGACCTGCTGGACCGAGCGATCCTCGAGTACCCCCTCAGCCCCGTCGGCCAGTGGTGGGCCCCGGCTCGCCACGGCGGCACCGCCCCGACGCTCGAGGAGGCGGCACGGCTCGACGAGCAGGAGTACGCCGCCCGCGCTGCCCGGCGTTCTGCCGGCCGCTGA
- a CDS encoding holo-ACP synthase: MTILGIGVDVVDIPRFAASLERTPTLRNRLFTAAEADLPLESLAGRFAAKEAFVKALRAPAGMSWQDIEVVSDAQGAPELKLHGAALDRAAELGVTATHLSISHDTTVATAFVVAEC, translated from the coding sequence ATGACCATCCTCGGAATCGGCGTGGACGTCGTCGACATCCCCAGGTTCGCGGCGTCGCTGGAGCGTACGCCGACGCTGCGCAACCGGCTGTTCACGGCGGCGGAGGCCGATCTGCCGCTGGAGTCGTTGGCGGGCCGCTTCGCGGCCAAGGAGGCGTTCGTCAAGGCCCTTCGGGCCCCTGCGGGCATGTCATGGCAGGACATCGAGGTGGTCAGCGACGCCCAGGGTGCGCCCGAGCTGAAGCTGCACGGTGCCGCGCTCGACCGGGCGGCCGAGCTGGGCGTCACGGCGACGCACCTGTCGATCTCGCACGACACCACCGTGGCGACGGCGTTCGTGGTGGCCGAATGCTGA
- a CDS encoding DUF5709 domain-containing protein: MTETPNERTNEPTEILDQDAVFADPDEVLDSGYSPPESYRGEGFGTTAEEQLEGETLDERLRQEEPEPDPYAVADEEVLDDGEVGAERAGRLVDPDGGIGEDTEKDLIGEDVGIDGAASSAEEAAVHVIED; the protein is encoded by the coding sequence ATGACTGAGACACCCAACGAGCGCACGAACGAGCCCACGGAGATCCTCGATCAGGACGCCGTGTTCGCGGATCCCGACGAGGTCCTGGACTCGGGGTACTCGCCGCCGGAGAGCTACCGGGGCGAGGGATTCGGCACGACCGCCGAGGAGCAGCTGGAAGGTGAGACCTTGGACGAGCGACTCCGCCAGGAGGAGCCCGAGCCCGATCCGTACGCCGTCGCGGACGAGGAGGTCCTCGACGACGGTGAGGTCGGGGCGGAGCGCGCCGGCCGTCTCGTCGACCCCGACGGCGGCATCGGCGAGGACACCGAGAAGGACCTCATCGGCGAGGACGTCGGGATCGACGGCGCCGCATCGAGCGCCGAGGAGGCCGCGGTCCACGTCATCGAGGACTGA
- a CDS encoding bifunctional ADP-dependent NAD(P)H-hydrate dehydratase/NAD(P)H-hydrate epimerase: MLRSHRVEDVRAAEAALAATLPDGELMRRASRGLADALGHVAAGEVVLMLIGPGNNGGDALYAAAHLLDRGVRVDLCLLDPGTVHADGLATALGAGARVVEEPTDQRHCLDAVFGIGARPGLTGRAADWAEWIARARPHTIAVDVPSGVDVDGATVPGAHVRADATITFGTYKNALLVAPASGAAGWNGTSIAELVDIGLGPFLPAASVEAIEPSDSWLLDDLFDWLRSPTSHKYARGVVGIAAGSEQYAGAAHLCVAGAQAGLAGMVRFVGSDELGRRIVDRAPEVVVGRGRVQAWVVGPGGGDDGAGQLSMALEDDVPVLVDASGLQHLPGSFDVPALLTPHAGELAQMLDTDRASVEAEPLAHASRAAERWGATVLLKGARTLVVTPGRPTRVNLTGSPWLGTAGSGDVLAGLAGSLMAAGADPHDAGSLAAFLHGAASVRANPGGPVTASAVAAALPGTVAAFHDGLLDDVRDWRH; this comes from the coding sequence ATGCTGAGGTCCCACCGGGTCGAGGACGTCCGCGCCGCGGAGGCCGCCCTCGCGGCCACGCTGCCGGACGGCGAGCTCATGCGCCGCGCCTCCCGGGGCCTCGCCGACGCCCTCGGTCACGTCGCGGCGGGCGAGGTGGTGCTGATGCTGATCGGCCCGGGCAACAACGGGGGCGACGCGCTCTACGCCGCGGCGCACCTGCTGGATCGCGGGGTCCGGGTCGACCTGTGCCTGCTCGACCCCGGCACGGTGCACGCAGACGGTCTCGCGACCGCGCTGGGCGCCGGCGCCCGGGTGGTCGAGGAGCCGACCGACCAGCGGCACTGCCTCGACGCGGTCTTCGGGATCGGCGCGCGCCCCGGCCTCACCGGACGGGCGGCGGACTGGGCCGAGTGGATCGCCCGGGCCCGGCCCCACACGATCGCCGTCGACGTGCCGTCCGGCGTCGACGTGGACGGGGCGACGGTGCCCGGGGCCCACGTGCGGGCCGATGCGACGATCACCTTCGGGACCTACAAGAACGCCCTGCTGGTCGCGCCCGCGAGCGGAGCGGCCGGCTGGAACGGCACGTCGATCGCCGAGCTCGTGGACATCGGCCTGGGCCCGTTCCTGCCGGCCGCGTCGGTCGAGGCCATCGAGCCCTCGGACTCCTGGCTGCTGGACGATCTCTTCGACTGGCTCCGCAGCCCCACGAGCCACAAGTACGCGCGGGGTGTCGTCGGCATCGCGGCCGGCTCGGAGCAGTACGCGGGCGCGGCGCACCTCTGCGTCGCAGGTGCGCAGGCGGGCCTGGCCGGCATGGTGCGGTTCGTCGGCAGCGACGAGCTCGGCAGGCGCATCGTGGACCGTGCCCCCGAGGTCGTCGTCGGCCGAGGACGTGTGCAGGCCTGGGTCGTCGGCCCCGGCGGTGGCGACGACGGGGCCGGCCAGCTGTCGATGGCGCTCGAGGACGACGTGCCGGTGCTGGTCGACGCCTCGGGCCTGCAGCACCTGCCCGGATCGTTCGACGTCCCGGCCCTGCTCACGCCCCACGCGGGCGAGCTCGCCCAGATGCTCGACACCGACCGCGCGAGCGTGGAGGCCGAGCCGCTGGCCCATGCGTCGCGCGCGGCCGAGCGGTGGGGGGCCACGGTGCTGCTCAAGGGTGCCCGCACCCTCGTCGTGACGCCCGGACGCCCGACCCGGGTCAACCTCACGGGCTCGCCGTGGCTCGGCACCGCGGGATCGGGCGACGTGCTCGCCGGCCTCGCCGGATCGCTCATGGCCGCCGGCGCGGACCCGCACGACGCCGGCTCCCTCGCGGCGTTCCTGCACGGTGCCGCGAGCGTCCGGGCCAACCCCGGAGGGCCCGTCACGGCGTCCGCCGTCGCCGCCGCGCTCCCGGGCACGGTCGCTGCCTTCCACGACGGCCTGCTCGACGACGTCCGCGACTGGAGACACTGA
- the rimI gene encoding ribosomal protein S18-alanine N-acetyltransferase: MTREATEADVAAIAAIEQACFGGSAWSEALVREEVVSDRHVVLVDDDLTAYGAVSLAGETADLDRIAVLPGARGRGIARDVLEELVDRARDLGAGRLLLEVAADNAPAIGLYESFGFDTISTRRGYYAGGVDALVMELTIAEWR; the protein is encoded by the coding sequence ATGACCCGCGAGGCCACGGAGGCCGACGTCGCCGCGATCGCCGCGATCGAGCAGGCCTGCTTCGGCGGCTCCGCGTGGAGCGAGGCCCTGGTGCGCGAGGAGGTCGTCAGCGACCGGCACGTCGTGCTGGTGGACGACGACCTGACGGCGTACGGAGCCGTGTCGCTGGCGGGGGAGACCGCCGACCTGGACCGCATCGCGGTGCTGCCGGGTGCGCGGGGCCGGGGGATTGCGCGGGACGTGCTCGAGGAGCTCGTCGACCGCGCCCGCGATCTCGGCGCGGGGCGCCTGCTGCTCGAGGTCGCGGCCGACAACGCGCCCGCGATCGGCCTCTACGAGTCGTTCGGGTTCGACACGATCAGCACCCGGCGCGGCTACTACGCAGGCGGTGTCGACGCCCTCGTGATGGAGCTCACGATCGCGGAGTGGCGGTGA
- the tsaE gene encoding tRNA (adenosine(37)-N6)-threonylcarbamoyltransferase complex ATPase subunit type 1 TsaE codes for MTGSNALNVIDAGPEHAEVIVDIIHRSFGARPVLDPPSTALDETVESVAHTLATAGGLLVERRGLPMGAMLFDESRPGQLGLRRVCVDPDIQARGVASAMVGVAEDTAEERGKDGIWLDVREELPDTVQFWSRRRYEPVGRDEPFIEFGKTLWLAREVPTAEEMQALAARLAPLLRAGDLLVLSGDLGAGKTTFTQGLGEALGVRGPITSPTFVLARTHPSLVDGPPLVHVDAYRLGDLSEIDDLDLDSTTESAVTVVEWGDGMAEQLADSWLHVKIEVRGPRPIDPLGTPHDGDVPDEVDPRVVTIKPHGPRWVGVPLRSTLLGS; via the coding sequence ATGACCGGCAGCAACGCTCTCAACGTCATCGACGCGGGGCCCGAGCACGCGGAGGTGATCGTCGACATCATCCACCGCTCGTTCGGCGCCCGTCCCGTGCTGGACCCGCCGAGCACCGCCCTGGACGAGACCGTCGAGTCGGTCGCTCACACCCTCGCGACCGCGGGCGGCCTGCTCGTCGAGCGCCGGGGCCTGCCGATGGGCGCGATGCTGTTCGACGAGTCGCGGCCGGGCCAGCTGGGCCTTCGCCGCGTGTGCGTCGATCCCGACATCCAGGCCCGGGGCGTCGCCTCGGCGATGGTGGGCGTCGCGGAGGACACCGCGGAGGAGCGCGGCAAGGACGGCATCTGGCTCGACGTCCGTGAGGAGCTGCCGGACACCGTGCAGTTCTGGTCGCGGCGCCGCTACGAGCCCGTGGGCCGGGACGAGCCGTTCATCGAGTTCGGCAAGACGTTGTGGCTTGCGCGTGAAGTGCCGACGGCCGAGGAGATGCAGGCCCTCGCAGCGCGGCTCGCGCCGCTGCTGCGCGCCGGCGACCTCCTGGTGCTGTCGGGCGATCTCGGGGCCGGCAAGACGACGTTCACCCAGGGCCTCGGGGAGGCCCTCGGCGTCCGCGGCCCGATCACGTCGCCCACGTTCGTCCTCGCCCGCACCCACCCCTCGCTGGTCGACGGACCCCCGCTCGTGCACGTCGACGCCTACCGGCTGGGCGATCTCAGCGAGATCGACGACCTCGACCTGGACTCGACGACCGAGTCGGCGGTGACCGTCGTGGAGTGGGGCGACGGCATGGCCGAACAGCTCGCCGACAGCTGGCTGCACGTCAAGATCGAGGTCCGTGGCCCGCGCCCGATCGACCCGCTCGGCACGCCGCACGACGGCGACGTCCCCGACGAGGTCGACCCGCGCGTCGTCACGATCAAGCCGCACGGCCCCCGCTGGGTCGGTGTCCCGCTCCGCTCCACGCTGCTCGGCTCGTAG